The following proteins are co-located in the Festucalex cinctus isolate MCC-2025b chromosome 15, RoL_Fcin_1.0, whole genome shotgun sequence genome:
- the pomk gene encoding protein O-mannose kinase, translating to MGRRSSTSFYQSSPVVAICLAALLLINILIYLYLDSVYQSVGQPVTAHTGCVAQHFKMPTMKNCTPWLQCPLIEAEVRKLKLIGQGAVKKVYLAEWKGQKVAVSKLSSLDYSQDFLHGLAMLKALQGPLVVQLVGCCLEDHTLVTEYHPLGSLLNLNAVLAQEQQKHRNTWQTRLLLAIDYVSILHYLHNSPAGKRVMCDSNTLEKTLSQFLLTNDFHLVVNDLDALPEVDSSRGLLVKCGHRELSGDFVAPEQLWPFDNIGKPFSDDLMHGYDERTDIWKIPDVVQFVIGRVDGGDLIHFHLFQIHKECKAEDPKLRPSALNVLTVYKAVYSNMVRDVGFREML from the exons ATGGGTCGTCGAAGCAGTACTTCATTCTACCAGAGTAGTCCAGTGGTGGCGATCTGCCTTGCAGCTTTACTCCTCATCAACATCTTGATCTACCTGTATTTGGATTCTGTGTATCAGTCAGTTGGACAACCAGTCACCGCCCATACCGGCTGTGTGGCTCAACACTTTAAAATGCCGACAATGAAGAACTGCACCCCCTGGCTTCAATGTCCTCTGATAGAAGCGGAAGTGCGCAAGCTGAAGCTCATCGGCCAGGGGGCAGTGAAGAAG GTCTACTTGGCAGAATGGAAAGGACAAAAGGTGGCTGTGTCCAAACTGTCATCTCTGGATTACTCACAGGATTTTCTCCACGGATTAGCAATGCTAAAGGCACTGCAGGGTCCCCTGGTGGTACAGTTGGTGGGGTGTTGCCTCGAAGACCATACCTTGGTCACAGAGTACCATCCATTGGGCTCACTTCTTAATTTGAACGCAGTTCTAGCACAGGAGCAGCAAAAACATCGCAACACTTGGCAGACGCGGCTGTTGTTGGCGATAGACTACGTCTCCATTCTTCATTACCTCCACAACAGCCCAGCTGGTAAGAGGGTGATGTGTGATTCCAACACCCTGGAGAAAACTCTCTCGCAGTTTCTGCTCACAAATGACTTCCACCTGGTGGTGAATGATCTGGATGCGCTGCCTGAGGTGGACTCATCCAGGGGCTTGCTGGTGAAATGCGGCCACAGGGAGCTCAGTGGTGACTTTGTGGCGCCTGAGCAGCTGTGGCCATTCGATAACATAGGGAAGCCGTTTTCAGATGATCTCATGCATGGGTATGATGAAAGGACAGATATCTGGAAGATCCCAGATGTTGTACAGTTTGTGATAGGAAGAGTGGATGGAGGAGATTTGATCCACTTCCATCTTTTTCAAATTCATAAGGAGTGTAAGGCAGAAGACCCGAAACTCCGCCCATCAGCCCTGAACGTGTTAACTGTTTACAAGGCAGTTTATAGCAATATGGTCAGAGACGTTGGATTCAGAGAAATGCTTTAA